A window from Salvia miltiorrhiza cultivar Shanhuang (shh) chromosome 2, IMPLAD_Smil_shh, whole genome shotgun sequence encodes these proteins:
- the LOC131013225 gene encoding uncharacterized protein LOC131013225: protein MGKTGRDWTQIYAIYGVDDWQTPLFLVVNAVGFAALSVVFLLYFEPICLLLQQHHFLPGPAAARFAAGFTGSVTALSAVCLLFAAGNFFYSAVALHWEMSQRIVSSVPDWSSVKYALDLGCGRGILLNAVALQLKKSGSSGRVVGLSRSPNHTLRTAGLEGVQEYVTCRPGDPRTLPFSDSYFDVVVSAAFVHTVGKEFGQKTAAAAAERMRVLGEVVRVLKAGGVGVVWDLVHAEEYVQRLSELKMEEIRVSERVTAFMAASHIVSFRKPPQHFVGSSEVRLDWRSN from the exons ATGGGGAAAACCGGGAGGGATTGGACGCAGATCTACGCGATCTACGGCGTGGACGACTGGCAGACGCCGCTGTTCCTGGTGGTGAACGCGGTGGGCTTCGCCGCCCTCTCCGTCGTCTTCCTCCTCTACTTCGAGCCCATCTGTCTGCTCCTGCAGCAGCACCACTTCCTCCCGGGCCCCGCCGCGGCCCGCTTCGCCGCCGGCTTCACGGGCTCCGTCACGGCCCTCTCCGCCGTCTGCCTCCTCTTCGCCGCCGGAAACTTCTTCTACTCCGCCGTGGCCCTCCACTGGGAGATGTCGCAGCGCATCGTCTCCTCCGTCCCGGACTGGTCCTCCGTGAAGTACGCCCTGGACCTCGGCTGCGGCCGCGGCATCCTCCTCAACGCCGTCGCGCTCCAGCTGAAGAAGTCGGGCTCCTCCGGCCGCGTCGTCGGGCTCAGCCGCAGCCCCAACCACACGCTCCGCACCGCCGGCCTCGAGGGCGTCCAGGAATACGTCACTTGCAG GCCGGGAGATCCTCGGACGCTGCCGTTCAGCGACAGCTACTTCGACGTGGTGGTGTCGGCGGCGTTCGTGCACACGGTGGGGAAAGAGTTCGGGCAgaagacggcggcggcggcggcggagcggATGAGGGTGCTGGGGGAGGTGGTGAGGGTGCTGAAGGCCGGGGGAGTAGGGGTGGTGTGGGACCTTGTGCATGCGGAGGAGTACGTGCAGAGGCTGAGTGAGCTGAAGATGGAGGAGATAAGGGTGTCGGAGCGTGTCACCGCCTTCATGGCCGCCAGCCACATCGTCTCCTTCCGGAAGCCACCTCAGCATTTTGTCGGCTCCTCTGAAGTTAGGCTTGATTGGAGATCTAATTAA